The following are encoded together in the Deinococcus soli (ex Cha et al. 2016) genome:
- a CDS encoding RodZ domain-containing protein: MTSFGAALRQAREGLGLSTQDVALRTKIRGDYLRALEDGNLAALPERTFARSYLTRYARELGLDPQPLLSDFDRALPAPAGSSAATRVTTPVRPARRSAALWAALAAGALLIAGAAAYQFTRGGNGTQTAVTPATGASAGAPAGTGSSSAGGAATTTPATQTVRLTVKVVPPGARVFLDNRDLGTAPVLAFPVDARRQAELRVELQGREPLRQAVDVSRSRDLRVTLSPSGTTSVLTDAARPVTTGTKATGTASGTPADQGSGAGTGTGAAPKPTPAPASAVKVTYSGPSWTRVTDAAGRIVFEGTPPAGTVKGFPKGVTIRTGNAAAVSVSVSGGPSAPLGQSGQVVTRTF, from the coding sequence GTGACGAGCTTTGGAGCCGCCCTTCGACAGGCCCGCGAGGGTCTGGGTCTCAGCACGCAGGACGTCGCCCTGCGCACCAAGATCCGCGGGGACTACCTGCGGGCCCTGGAGGACGGCAACCTGGCCGCGCTGCCCGAACGGACCTTCGCCCGCTCGTACCTGACCCGCTACGCGCGGGAACTGGGCCTGGACCCGCAGCCGCTCCTGAGTGACTTCGACCGGGCGCTGCCCGCCCCCGCAGGGTCGTCCGCCGCGACCCGCGTCACCACGCCGGTCCGGCCCGCCCGGCGTTCGGCCGCTCTGTGGGCGGCGCTGGCCGCCGGCGCCCTGCTGATCGCCGGGGCCGCCGCGTACCAGTTCACGCGCGGCGGGAACGGCACCCAGACGGCCGTCACCCCCGCGACGGGCGCGTCGGCCGGGGCCCCGGCCGGTACGGGCAGCAGTTCGGCGGGCGGCGCGGCGACCACCACCCCAGCGACGCAGACGGTCCGCCTGACGGTGAAGGTCGTGCCACCCGGCGCGAGGGTGTTCCTCGACAACCGCGACCTGGGCACGGCGCCGGTCCTGGCGTTCCCGGTGGACGCCCGCCGGCAGGCGGAACTGCGCGTGGAACTCCAGGGGCGCGAGCCGCTGCGGCAGGCAGTGGACGTGAGCCGCAGCCGGGACCTGCGAGTCACCCTCAGTCCCAGCGGGACGACCAGCGTCCTGACCGACGCGGCCCGTCCTGTCACGACGGGCACCAAAGCGACGGGCACCGCCAGTGGCACCCCTGCTGATCAGGGTTCCGGCGCGGGCACCGGAACGGGCGCGGCGCCGAAGCCCACGCCAGCCCCCGCGAGCGCCGTGAAGGTCACGTACAGTGGGCCGTCGTGGACGCGCGTCACGGACGCCGCGGGCCGCATCGTGTTCGAGGGCACGCCTCCGGCCGGGACCGTGAAGGGCTTCCCGAAGGGCGTGACGATCCGCACCGGGAACGCCGCGGCTGTCAGCGTCAGCGTCAGCGGCGGGCCCAGCGCGCCCCTGGGGCAGTCCGGTCAGGTCGTGACGCGCACCTTCTGA
- a CDS encoding AI-2E family transporter, with translation MTRPSPAPAPRSRPSSGDPTRLNAFQYVWRSPWVRALVFLLAIYVAWRFVGQIRTVLIDFAVAFLIAYLANPLLNWLERGRVRRGLGVFFVVLIFAGLLSLAGILLATVSGQLVTLIKALPDQIGSLGDVLDRVTSWLTDRGVPGLTDSRERLITAAQDYVQNFGQNIVPILQNALSSTGTLLNSLVSIGGVVGQVLLILLMSVYLMIDYSRVNAALLHVFPRPWQPRVQEFSDLVGTAVGGYVRGQLLIASFIGVFVWLGLTIVGIPSAAAIGFLAGAFNIVPYLGPIIGATPAILLALTLPGALLKIVLVIVVFVAANQIEGNFLSPYILSRTTDLHPITVLVAILVGASLLGFAGALLAVPLVALGKLMLQRYYYPSRVYTDGP, from the coding sequence GTGACCCGACCTTCCCCCGCGCCCGCGCCCCGCTCCCGGCCGTCTTCCGGTGACCCGACCCGCCTGAACGCCTTCCAGTACGTGTGGCGTAGCCCGTGGGTGCGGGCGCTGGTGTTCCTGCTGGCCATCTACGTCGCGTGGCGGTTCGTGGGGCAGATCCGGACGGTGCTGATCGATTTCGCGGTGGCGTTCCTGATCGCGTACCTGGCCAATCCGCTGCTGAACTGGCTGGAGCGGGGCCGGGTCCGGCGCGGCCTGGGCGTGTTCTTCGTGGTGCTGATCTTCGCGGGCCTGCTGAGCCTCGCGGGGATACTGCTGGCGACCGTGTCCGGCCAGCTGGTCACGCTGATCAAAGCGCTGCCTGATCAGATCGGGTCACTGGGTGACGTACTGGACCGCGTGACCTCCTGGCTGACCGACCGGGGCGTGCCCGGGCTGACTGACTCGCGCGAGCGGCTGATCACGGCTGCGCAGGACTACGTGCAGAACTTCGGGCAGAACATCGTGCCGATCCTGCAAAACGCCCTGTCGTCCACGGGAACGCTGCTGAACAGCCTCGTGTCGATCGGCGGGGTGGTGGGGCAGGTGCTGCTGATCCTGCTGATGAGCGTCTACCTGATGATCGACTACAGCCGCGTGAACGCTGCGCTGCTGCATGTCTTTCCGCGTCCCTGGCAGCCGCGCGTGCAGGAGTTCAGTGATCTGGTCGGCACGGCTGTGGGTGGGTACGTGCGTGGGCAGTTGCTGATCGCGTCGTTCATCGGGGTGTTCGTGTGGCTGGGCCTGACCATTGTGGGGATTCCCAGTGCCGCCGCGATCGGGTTCCTGGCCGGAGCGTTCAACATCGTGCCGTACCTGGGGCCGATCATCGGTGCGACCCCGGCGATCCTGCTGGCACTGACGCTCCCGGGCGCGCTGCTGAAGATCGTGCTGGTGATCGTGGTGTTCGTCGCCGCCAACCAGATCGAGGGGAATTTCCTCAGTCCGTACATCCTGAGCCGCACGACGGACCTGCATCCGATCACGGTGCTGGTCGCCATCCTGGTCGGGGCGTCGCTGCTGGGCTTCGCCGGGGCGCTGCTGGCGGTGCCGCTGGTCGCGCTGGGCAAGCTGATGCTGCAGCGGTACTACTATCCCAGCCGCGTGTATACCGACGGGCCCTGA
- a CDS encoding sensor domain-containing diguanylate cyclase: MTERPDPAHATLDHASWSRHQYHRMILPGGVVAFAVPLWLHHQQPFLAPFDQQAFPLMLATYVLLTALSWLSVPLAWLECAVIIPLSGFVTWRVGAVLFTPDLDARAAQLASTLPWVIVALLITSWVVSERTSLSVNGIVVGAIALLSVASWPAPPWTAEQAQLMNTLLQLLMAATTVIAAQTVVLRRHHLISVRARQALQDAHTDVLTGLPNRRALLHALEEHAHDQRGGLLALGLLDVDHFKLINDRHGHATGDEVLRRLAVHLRSHQHAQQASVVGRYGGEEFLLILRVPDPSSAHDACERLRRRLANEPLHGLNVTVSVGLVVSPVPAHIPTLLDAADEALYHAKNTGRNRVHRADLDPARLTAT, from the coding sequence ATGACCGAACGACCCGACCCGGCGCATGCCACGCTGGATCACGCCTCGTGGAGCCGTCACCAGTACCACCGGATGATCCTCCCGGGCGGCGTCGTCGCCTTCGCCGTGCCCCTGTGGCTGCACCACCAGCAGCCGTTCCTGGCGCCCTTCGACCAGCAGGCGTTCCCGCTGATGCTCGCCACCTACGTGCTGCTCACTGCGCTCAGCTGGCTGTCCGTGCCGCTGGCGTGGCTGGAATGCGCGGTCATCATCCCCCTCAGTGGGTTTGTCACGTGGCGGGTCGGGGCCGTGCTGTTCACCCCCGACCTGGACGCCCGCGCGGCGCAGCTGGCCTCCACCCTCCCGTGGGTGATCGTGGCCCTGCTGATCACCAGCTGGGTGGTGTCCGAACGCACCAGCCTGTCCGTGAACGGCATTGTCGTCGGCGCGATTGCCCTGCTCAGCGTCGCCTCGTGGCCCGCTCCACCCTGGACGGCCGAACAGGCGCAGCTCATGAATACCCTGCTGCAACTGCTGATGGCGGCCACCACCGTCATCGCGGCCCAGACCGTCGTGCTGCGCCGCCACCACCTCATCAGCGTCCGCGCCCGGCAGGCCCTTCAGGACGCGCACACTGACGTCCTCACCGGTCTGCCCAACCGCCGCGCCCTGCTGCACGCTCTGGAGGAGCACGCCCACGACCAGCGGGGCGGCCTGCTCGCCCTGGGCCTGCTGGACGTCGACCACTTCAAACTCATCAATGACCGGCACGGGCACGCCACCGGGGACGAGGTGCTGCGCCGCCTGGCCGTTCACCTGCGCAGCCACCAGCACGCGCAGCAGGCCAGCGTCGTGGGCCGCTACGGCGGCGAGGAATTCCTGCTGATCCTGCGCGTCCCTGACCCCAGCAGCGCCCACGACGCCTGCGAACGCCTGCGCCGCCGCCTCGCGAACGAGCCCCTGCACGGCCTGAACGTCACCGTCAGTGTCGGCCTGGTCGTCAGTCCCGTTCCCGCCCACATCCCCACCCTGCTCGACGCGGCCGACGAGGCGCTCTACCACGCCAAGAACACGGGCCGCAACCGTGTCCACCGCGCCGACCTTGACCCCGCCCGACTGACTGCGACCTGA
- the rplQ gene encoding 50S ribosomal protein L17, producing the protein MRHGKAGRKLNRNSSARTALARAQATALLREGRIQTTLTKAKELRPFVEKLITTAKGGDLHARRLVAQDIHDNAVLRKVMDEVAPKYAERPGGYTRILRVGTRRGDGVTMALIELV; encoded by the coding sequence ATGCGTCACGGTAAAGCCGGTCGCAAGCTCAACCGCAACAGCAGCGCCCGCACCGCCCTGGCCCGCGCCCAGGCGACGGCCCTGCTGCGCGAGGGCCGCATCCAGACGACCCTCACGAAGGCCAAAGAGCTTCGCCCCTTCGTCGAGAAACTGATCACCACCGCCAAGGGCGGCGATCTGCACGCCCGCCGCCTCGTCGCCCAGGACATCCACGACAACGCCGTGCTGCGTAAAGTCATGGATGAAGTGGCCCCCAAGTACGCCGAGCGTCCCGGTGGCTACACCCGCATCCTGCGCGTCGGCACCCGCCGCGGTGACGGCGTCACCATGGCCCTCATCGAACTGGTCTGA
- a CDS encoding DNA-directed RNA polymerase subunit alpha — MDQKRPQLKARVDGDYGEFVLEPLTRGYGVTIGNPIRRILMSSIPGTAVTSVYIEDVLHEFSTIPGVKEDVIQIILNLKELVVKFHATGPKTLTLRAQGEGVVKASAFEVPSDAEIVNPDLVIANLAEDGKLVMEVRIEEGEGYVPADKHATKDRINSIPVDAMFSPVRRVAYHVENTRVGQQTDLDRLILRVWTDGSTSPQDTLDKAVEILREELTVFGNVETLPAAAPEYQQPVYTPAPTAPNVYDLPPSTASLNLNPGDYPAEMDSPRVTLEGLGLTTRVLHSLKEEGIDSVDALCALSDRDLKKVPGIGERSLDEIKQQLAQFGLALRD; from the coding sequence GTGGATCAAAAGCGCCCTCAACTCAAAGCCCGCGTGGACGGCGACTACGGCGAGTTCGTCCTGGAACCGCTCACCCGCGGCTACGGCGTCACCATCGGGAACCCCATCCGGCGCATCCTGATGTCCTCCATCCCCGGTACCGCAGTCACGAGCGTGTACATCGAGGACGTCCTGCATGAGTTCTCCACCATCCCCGGCGTCAAGGAAGACGTCATCCAGATCATCCTGAACCTCAAGGAACTCGTGGTGAAATTCCACGCGACCGGCCCCAAGACCCTCACCCTGCGCGCGCAGGGCGAAGGCGTCGTCAAGGCCAGCGCCTTCGAGGTCCCCAGCGACGCCGAGATCGTCAACCCTGACCTGGTCATCGCCAACCTCGCCGAGGACGGCAAACTGGTCATGGAAGTGCGCATCGAGGAGGGCGAAGGCTACGTCCCCGCGGACAAGCACGCCACCAAAGACCGCATCAACTCGATCCCCGTCGACGCGATGTTCTCCCCCGTGCGCCGCGTGGCGTACCATGTCGAGAACACCCGCGTGGGCCAGCAGACTGACCTGGACCGCCTGATCCTGCGCGTCTGGACCGACGGCAGCACCAGCCCCCAGGACACCCTGGACAAGGCTGTTGAGATCCTGCGTGAGGAACTCACGGTGTTCGGCAACGTGGAGACCCTCCCCGCCGCCGCGCCCGAGTACCAGCAGCCCGTCTACACCCCCGCGCCCACCGCGCCGAACGTGTACGACCTGCCGCCCAGCACCGCCAGCCTGAACCTGAACCCCGGCGACTACCCCGCCGAGATGGACTCCCCCCGCGTGACCCTCGAGGGTCTGGGCCTCACCACCCGCGTGCTGCACTCCCTGAAGGAAGAAGGCATCGACAGCGTGGACGCCCTGTGCGCCCTGTCCGACCGTGACCTGAAAAAGGTCCCCGGCATCGGCGAGCGCAGCCTCGACGAGATCAAGCAGCAACTCGCCCAGTTCGGCCTCGCCCTACGCGACTGA
- the rpsD gene encoding 30S ribosomal protein S4 translates to MGRFRGSITKLSRREGINLAETEKVQKYLDKRPYAPGQHGQRRGRGRPSDYSVRLREKQKLARLYGIGEKQFRNLFEEAANVPGVTGTVFLQLLERRLDNVVFRMGFASTRRQARQFVGHGHILVNGKKVDIASYRVKIGDEISVSDLGRKIGFIQENMEAQKRRRVSPWVELDAENFKGTFSRLPAREDLALPINENFIIEYYSR, encoded by the coding sequence ATGGGTCGTTTCCGTGGTTCCATTACCAAACTCAGCCGCCGCGAAGGCATCAACCTCGCGGAGACCGAAAAAGTCCAGAAGTACCTGGACAAGCGCCCCTACGCGCCCGGCCAGCACGGCCAGCGCCGTGGCCGCGGCCGCCCCAGCGACTACAGCGTGCGTCTGCGCGAAAAGCAGAAACTCGCCCGCCTGTACGGCATCGGGGAAAAGCAGTTCCGTAACCTCTTCGAGGAAGCGGCCAACGTTCCCGGCGTGACCGGCACCGTGTTCCTGCAGCTGCTCGAACGCCGCCTGGACAACGTCGTCTTCCGCATGGGCTTCGCGAGCACCCGCCGCCAGGCCCGCCAGTTCGTCGGCCACGGCCACATCCTGGTCAACGGCAAGAAGGTCGACATCGCCAGCTACCGCGTCAAGATCGGCGACGAGATCAGCGTGTCCGACCTGGGCCGCAAGATCGGCTTCATCCAGGAAAACATGGAAGCGCAGAAGCGCCGCCGCGTGAGCCCCTGGGTCGAACTGGACGCCGAGAACTTCAAGGGCACCTTCTCCCGCCTCCCCGCGCGTGAAGACCTCGCCCTGCCCATCAACGAGAACTTCATCATCGAGTACTACTCGCGCTAA
- the rpsK gene encoding 30S ribosomal protein S11, translating into MAKSTKGKTPRRARRNISAGRAYVHASYNNTIVTITDLDGNSVAWSSGGTIGYKGSKKGTPYAAQLAAADAVKKAQQTFGMNIVDVIVRGSGSGREQAIRAIQASGIEVKSIMDDTPVPHNGCRPKKKFRA; encoded by the coding sequence ATGGCGAAGAGCACCAAAGGCAAGACCCCGCGCCGCGCCCGGCGCAACATCAGCGCTGGCCGCGCGTACGTGCACGCCAGCTACAACAACACCATCGTCACCATCACCGACCTCGACGGCAACAGCGTTGCCTGGAGCAGCGGCGGGACGATCGGCTACAAGGGCAGCAAGAAGGGCACCCCCTACGCCGCCCAGCTGGCCGCCGCTGACGCCGTCAAGAAGGCCCAGCAGACCTTCGGCATGAACATTGTCGACGTGATCGTGCGCGGCTCCGGCTCCGGCCGCGAGCAGGCCATCCGCGCCATCCAGGCGTCGGGCATCGAAGTGAAGTCCATCATGGACGACACCCCCGTGCCGCACAACGGCTGCCGCCCCAAGAAGAAGTTCCGCGCCTAA
- the rpsM gene encoding 30S ribosomal protein S13, with amino-acid sequence MARIAGVDLPREKRVEIALTYIYGIGLTRSKEILANTGISPDTRVKNLSEGEQSTLREAIEKTYKVEGDLRSEVGQNIKRLMDIGAYRGLRHRRGLPVRGQRTKTNARTRKGPRKTVAGKKKATRK; translated from the coding sequence ATGGCGCGTATTGCTGGCGTTGACCTGCCCCGCGAAAAGCGCGTCGAAATCGCGCTCACCTACATCTACGGCATCGGCCTGACCCGCTCCAAAGAGATCCTGGCGAACACCGGCATCAGCCCGGACACCCGCGTCAAGAACCTCAGCGAAGGCGAGCAGAGCACCCTGCGTGAAGCCATCGAGAAGACCTACAAGGTTGAAGGTGACCTGCGCAGCGAAGTCGGCCAGAACATCAAGCGCCTGATGGACATCGGCGCCTACCGCGGCCTGCGTCACCGCCGCGGTCTGCCCGTGCGCGGCCAGCGCACCAAGACGAACGCGCGCACCCGCAAGGGCCCCCGCAAGACCGTCGCCGGCAAGAAAAAGGCCACGAGGAAGTAA
- the rpmJ gene encoding 50S ribosomal protein L36 — MKVRSSVKKMCDNCKVIRRHGRVLVICSNVKHKQRQG, encoded by the coding sequence ATGAAAGTTCGTAGCAGTGTCAAAAAGATGTGCGACAACTGCAAAGTGATCCGCCGCCATGGTCGCGTGCTGGTCATTTGCTCCAACGTCAAGCACAAGCAGAGGCAGGGTTAA
- the infA gene encoding translation initiation factor IF-1 — translation MPEQREKRKKEESDTVRAEGVVEEALPNTTFRVKLDTGHDILAYISGKMRIHYIRILPGDRVVLEISPYDTTRGRIVYRK, via the coding sequence ATGCCGGAACAGCGGGAAAAGCGTAAGAAGGAAGAGTCCGATACCGTGCGGGCCGAGGGCGTGGTCGAAGAGGCGCTGCCGAACACCACGTTCCGCGTGAAGCTCGACACCGGGCACGACATCCTGGCTTACATCAGCGGCAAGATGCGCATTCACTACATCCGCATCCTGCCCGGGGACCGTGTGGTTCTGGAAATCAGTCCCTACGACACGACGCGCGGACGCATCGTCTACCGCAAGTAA
- a CDS encoding PadR family transcriptional regulator, translating to MPDATLGPSAFIVLGFLNHAGPATAYDLKRWADDSVGFFWTFPRSQLYAEPQRLVTLGLLTETQEESGRRRRLYAVTDAGRAALSEWRRSPAGMPELRDPGLLRIFFTPAGDHAALRELAAGQLQQHQERLDTYHAMLRADPCGWADKPPFTRTLRMGELYEQACLTFWQEVLDDLRPE from the coding sequence ATGCCGGACGCAACCCTGGGCCCCTCCGCGTTCATCGTGCTGGGGTTCCTGAACCACGCGGGCCCCGCCACCGCCTACGACCTCAAACGCTGGGCGGACGACTCGGTGGGCTTCTTCTGGACCTTCCCCCGGTCGCAGCTGTACGCCGAACCGCAGCGCCTCGTCACACTCGGCCTGCTGACAGAGACGCAGGAGGAATCGGGCCGCCGCCGCCGCCTGTACGCGGTCACCGACGCGGGCCGCGCCGCGCTCTCGGAGTGGCGCCGCAGTCCCGCCGGGATGCCCGAACTACGTGATCCGGGCCTGCTGCGCATATTCTTCACGCCCGCCGGAGATCACGCGGCCCTGCGCGAACTGGCCGCCGGGCAGCTTCAGCAGCACCAGGAGCGGCTGGACACCTACCACGCCATGCTGCGTGCCGACCCCTGCGGGTGGGCGGACAAGCCTCCTTTCACCCGCACCCTGCGGATGGGGGAACTGTACGAGCAGGCCTGCCTGACCTTCTGGCAGGAGGTCCTTGACGACCTACGTCCCGAATAG
- a CDS encoding DUF4188 domain-containing protein, producing MTRNATTVPDHRPARLTAELGGPFAVFLIGARVNQPWNVSAWLPVFRAMPRMLRELQARPELGLLGGQTHGGTLIQYWRSAEHLHAYAHARDHAHLPAWRAFNQAARRHPGAVGIWHETYLIQPGAYETLYVDMPPFGLGRAGTLHPATGRRQSAQGRLTGPPTDVGAGT from the coding sequence ATGACCCGCAACGCCACGACCGTCCCCGACCACCGCCCGGCGCGCCTGACCGCCGAACTGGGCGGCCCCTTCGCCGTGTTCCTGATCGGCGCGCGCGTGAACCAGCCCTGGAACGTCTCCGCGTGGCTCCCGGTGTTCCGCGCCATGCCGCGCATGCTGCGCGAACTCCAGGCCCGTCCCGAATTGGGCCTGCTGGGCGGCCAGACGCACGGCGGCACCCTGATCCAGTACTGGCGAAGTGCCGAACACCTCCACGCCTACGCGCACGCCCGCGACCACGCCCACCTCCCCGCGTGGCGCGCCTTCAACCAGGCCGCCCGGCGCCACCCGGGCGCGGTCGGCATCTGGCACGAGACGTACCTGATCCAGCCCGGCGCCTACGAGACCCTGTACGTGGACATGCCTCCCTTCGGCCTGGGCCGCGCCGGGACGCTGCACCCCGCCACCGGCCGGCGCCAGAGCGCCCAGGGCCGCCTGACCGGCCCACCCACCGACGTGGGCGCCGGCACCTGA
- a CDS encoding putative bifunctional diguanylate cyclase/phosphodiesterase, with amino-acid sequence MDHPALPVPATRADVDRLNDEADAVLMTSMQRSRDLAGQALTLATRLSYEAGEARARMLCGYGHYFLSEYPEALRLFDQSEALAARIGALATQTRAVNGQAIILVTQGQYGAGMDRHLHCLQLGQSSGDRVAQARSLNNIGNLYLDLRDFDTALAYHQDALALARDLGHDLMVSSASINAALDFNYLGRFEEALALNRATLAGAQARGYRQHEFLLRANMAANLLGLNRPAEALAQAVSALRGSEDLGDRENLCDALVMQGRALRALHDPQARAVLERAAALADELGVSFRQIEAHQELSELLEAHGDAVGALRHARLAAELDREALTEVLRRRTEVTAAQIKLEQVSHRAEQERRRSAELTTANVALQEAQAQLAHQARHDALTGLINRAAFETELHVAVQGSAPVGVLFIDLDHFKQVNDTLGHDMGDVLLVQVAERLRRAVRDGDLVARQGGDEFTVLLRGVRSHEEAELAAGRLLRSLAAPVVLAGREWTVTASIGVAVFPEDGRDVRTLQKNADLAMYEAKQDRHAVRRFHADLSAAALERMELEQALRAALDRAEFCLHYQPIVDAATGEVRALEALVRWRHPQLGLVPPGRFIPLIEGTDLIVPLGAWVLREAARQLRVWRRERPGLRVSVNVAPRQLAQPGFAEVVQAALDEFGLDAEALILEVTEGAVLGQDGEAHVSRVAALGLPLALDDFGTGYSSISRLHRLPACWLKIDRSLVQDQDAAAPARSSRPIVRALITFAHEAGVQVVAEGVERPEQWRDLRGWGCDLIQGFVVARPAAPDDLVWGPWPLPSAQAD; translated from the coding sequence GTGGATCACCCTGCCCTGCCCGTGCCCGCCACCCGCGCCGACGTGGACCGCCTGAACGACGAGGCGGACGCGGTGCTCATGACGTCCATGCAGCGGTCGCGTGATCTGGCCGGTCAGGCCCTGACGCTCGCCACGCGCCTCTCGTACGAGGCCGGGGAGGCCCGCGCGCGGATGCTGTGCGGGTACGGCCACTACTTCCTGTCCGAGTACCCCGAGGCGCTGCGGCTGTTCGACCAGAGCGAGGCGCTCGCCGCGCGGATCGGGGCGCTCGCCACGCAGACGCGCGCCGTGAACGGTCAGGCGATCATCCTGGTCACGCAGGGGCAGTACGGGGCGGGCATGGACCGGCACCTGCACTGCCTGCAACTGGGGCAGTCGAGCGGGGACCGGGTCGCGCAGGCACGCTCCCTGAACAACATCGGGAACCTTTACCTGGACCTGCGGGATTTCGACACGGCGCTCGCGTACCATCAGGACGCGCTGGCGCTGGCCCGCGACCTCGGGCATGACCTGATGGTGTCCAGCGCGTCCATCAATGCCGCGCTGGACTTCAATTACCTGGGCCGGTTCGAGGAGGCGCTGGCGCTGAACCGGGCGACGCTGGCGGGCGCGCAGGCGCGCGGGTACCGGCAGCATGAGTTCCTGCTGCGCGCGAACATGGCCGCGAACCTGCTGGGCCTGAACCGCCCGGCCGAGGCGCTCGCGCAGGCCGTGAGTGCCCTGCGCGGCAGTGAGGATCTCGGGGACCGCGAGAACCTGTGTGACGCGCTGGTGATGCAGGGCCGGGCGCTGCGGGCCCTGCACGACCCGCAGGCCCGCGCGGTGCTGGAGCGCGCCGCGGCCCTCGCGGACGAGCTGGGCGTGAGTTTCCGGCAGATCGAGGCGCACCAGGAACTCTCTGAGCTGCTGGAGGCCCACGGGGACGCCGTGGGGGCGCTGCGGCACGCGCGGCTCGCCGCCGAGCTGGACCGCGAGGCGCTGACCGAGGTGCTGCGGCGCCGCACCGAGGTCACAGCGGCGCAGATCAAGCTGGAGCAGGTGTCGCACCGGGCCGAGCAGGAGCGGCGGCGCAGCGCCGAACTGACCACCGCGAACGTGGCGCTGCAGGAGGCGCAGGCGCAGCTGGCGCATCAGGCGCGGCACGACGCGCTGACCGGGCTGATCAACCGCGCGGCGTTCGAGACGGAACTGCACGTGGCGGTGCAGGGCAGCGCGCCGGTGGGGGTGCTGTTCATCGACCTGGATCACTTCAAACAGGTGAATGACACGCTGGGGCACGACATGGGGGACGTGCTGCTGGTGCAGGTGGCCGAGCGGCTGCGGCGCGCGGTGCGCGACGGGGACCTCGTGGCCCGGCAGGGCGGGGACGAGTTCACGGTGCTGCTGCGCGGCGTACGTTCGCATGAGGAGGCGGAACTGGCCGCCGGGCGGCTGCTGCGCTCACTCGCGGCGCCGGTGGTGCTGGCGGGGCGCGAGTGGACGGTCACGGCGTCCATCGGGGTGGCGGTGTTCCCGGAGGACGGGCGGGACGTGCGGACACTGCAGAAGAACGCGGACCTGGCAATGTACGAGGCCAAACAGGACCGGCACGCGGTGCGGCGCTTCCACGCGGACCTGAGTGCCGCGGCGCTGGAGCGCATGGAACTGGAGCAGGCGCTGCGCGCCGCGCTGGACCGCGCGGAGTTCTGTCTGCACTACCAGCCGATCGTGGACGCCGCGACGGGTGAGGTGCGGGCGCTGGAGGCGCTGGTGCGCTGGCGGCACCCGCAGCTGGGGCTGGTCCCGCCCGGGCGGTTCATTCCGCTGATCGAGGGCACGGACCTGATCGTGCCGCTGGGCGCGTGGGTGCTGCGCGAGGCGGCCCGGCAGCTGCGGGTGTGGCGCCGGGAGCGCCCGGGGCTGCGGGTATCGGTGAATGTCGCGCCGCGGCAGCTGGCGCAGCCGGGCTTCGCGGAGGTGGTGCAGGCGGCGCTGGACGAGTTCGGCCTGGACGCCGAGGCCCTGATCCTGGAGGTGACCGAGGGCGCGGTGCTGGGTCAGGACGGCGAGGCGCACGTCTCTCGCGTGGCGGCGCTGGGCCTGCCGCTGGCACTGGATGACTTCGGGACCGGGTACTCCAGCATCAGTCGCCTGCACCGCCTGCCGGCCTGCTGGCTGAAGATCGACCGGTCGCTCGTTCAGGATCAGGACGCGGCGGCTCCGGCGCGCTCGTCCCGGCCGATCGTGCGGGCGCTGATCACCTTCGCCCACGAGGCCGGGGTGCAGGTCGTCGCCGAGGGCGTCGAGCGGCCCGAGCAGTGGCGGGACCTGCGCGGGTGGGGCTGCGACCTCATCCAGGGGTTCGTGGTGGCGCGCCCGGCCGCTCCGGACGATCTGGTGTGGGGCCCCTGGCCGCTGCCGTCAGCCCAGGCGGACTGA